From a region of the Microcebus murinus isolate Inina chromosome 23, M.murinus_Inina_mat1.0, whole genome shotgun sequence genome:
- the ATF3 gene encoding cyclic AMP-dependent transcription factor ATF-3, whose protein sequence is MMLQHPGQVSASEVSASAIVPCLSPPGSLVFEDFANLTPFVKEELRFAIQNKHLCHRMSSALESVTVSDRPLGMSVTKAEVAPEEDERKKRRRERNKIAAAKCRNKKKEKTECLQKESEKLESVNAELKAQIEELKNEKQHLIYMLNLHRPTCIVRAQNGRTPEDERNLFIQQIKEGTLQS, encoded by the exons ATGATGCTTCAACACCCAGGCCAGGTCTCTGCCTCGGAAGTCAGTGCTTCTGCCATcgtcccctgcctgtcccctcctgggTCACTGGTGTTTGAGGATTTTGCTAACCTGACACCCTTTGTCAAGGAAGAGCTGAGGTTTGCCATCCAGAACAAGCACCTCTGCCACCGGATGTCCTCTGCGCTGGAGTCGGTCACTGTCAGCGACAGACCCCTGGGGATGTCGGTCACAAAAGCCGAG GTAGCCCCTGaagaagatgaaaggaaaaagaggcGACGGGAAAGAAATAAGATTGCAGCAGCCAAGTGCCGAAAcaagaagaaggagaagacagAGTGCCTGCAGAAA GAGTCGGAGAAGCTGGAGAGTGTGAATGCAGAACTGAAGGCCCAAATTGAGGAGCTCAAGAACGAGAAGCAGCATTTGATATACATGCTCAACCTCCATCGGCCCACTTGTATTGTCCGGGCTCAGAATGGGCGGACTCCAGAAGACGAGAGAAACCTCTTTATCCAACAGATAAAAGAAGGAACATTACAGAGCTAA